From the Macaca nemestrina isolate mMacNem1 chromosome 7, mMacNem.hap1, whole genome shotgun sequence genome, one window contains:
- the LOC105490120 gene encoding cAMP-regulated phosphoprotein 19 isoform X3 has product MEDKVTSPEKAEEAKLKARYPHLGQKPGGSDFLRKRLQKGQKYFDSGDYNMAKAKMKNKQLPAAAPDKTEVTGDHIPTPQDLPQRKPSLVASKLAG; this is encoded by the exons ATGGAAGATAAAGTGACTAGTCCAGAGAAAGCAGAAGaagcaaaattaaaagcaagataTCCTCATCTGGGACAAAAGCCTGGAGGTTCAGATTTCTTAAGGAAACGTTTGCAGAAAGGG CAAAAGTATTTTGATTCTGGGGATTACAACATGGCTAAAGCAAAAATGAAGAACAAGCAACTTCCTGCTGCAGCTCCAGATAAGACGGAGGTCACTGGTGACCACATTCCCACTCCACAGGACCTTCCTCAACGGAAACCATCCCTTGTTGCTAGCAAGCTGGCTGGCTGA